The nucleotide window CGGCGCTCCCCCGACGATCGAGCAGCGAGCCCTCGGCTCCCGAGAAGACGCAAGACGAGCCCCGCCAGGAGCAGACCGCCTGCTCCGACGAACACCAGTCCCAGCGGCGGTGTGCCGGCGGCAGTGGCCAAACCCGCGCCGATTGCGATCACGGCGGCGACCGCCATGGCCACGTTCCCCACAGGAACAGCCGATGACTCGATGCGTCCAGGAACAGCCATGCGGTCAGTCTCCGCGCGCCCGGGCCGGCGCGCGAGGACCAGACAGTGAACTCTCTCGACCACCGCTTCTTCATCGCGTGATCGCTCCGATAGAGGCGACGCCCGTGAGCAGGCGAAGATGGAGGCATGTCCAAGAAGATCGAATCAGCTCACCGCAAGCTCGTCGACGCGCTCGAGAAGCACGCCGAACTCGCCTCCGGCAAGAAGAGCCACCGCGGCCGCATCGAGAGCGCCGCCGCCGACGTTAAGCGCGCCGCCACGAAGTACGCCGCCGTCGTCGCCGCACGCACCGACACGCAGAGCCCGTTCAGCGACATCGCCGACCCCCGCCTGGACCGACCCACCATCGCCTCCCTCACGGCGGAACGTGATGCGCTCACCCGCCGGCTGACCGAAACACCCCTCACGGCCACCGATCTGCAGGTGCCGCTACCTACTCCGGAGTCGGACCCGTCCTAGCCGGATCGAAGGGCCGCTCGGCCATCCACGCGAGTGTCGCTCCTTGACGTCACTTGTCCCAGGTGGAGGCGATGTCGAAGCTTTCGGGTGCCCGACGAGTCGTTCCGCACACAGACCCGCGCAACGAGTGCATTCTCGCGACCTGTCGGCTCGCATTCTTCGGTTGGGAGAGGTCACGTGGACGGCTTAGTAGGTCGCTCATCGTTGGACAAGCGACGCGGCGACGCCCCGGGCTGTCGGTGTTGCGGTCTCTCCGAAGGTCGTTTCGAATGCTCGTGAGTCGAAGAGGTAGGGGCGGGTGTATTGGTAGTCCATCTCGAGTGTTTCGCGGGCTGCAAGGTTGAACAGCGCCCCGAGACGCATCGTGGTTGGTCGCATCACGGCGGTGCGGGCGCCGGGTCCAGCAGCAACTTCTAGGTACTGGCGCCCCGTCATCGCGGGCGCAGTGGGCAGGTGCCACGTTCCGTTTCGGGCGGCGGGGTTGGTTCCGAGGGTCACGAGAGCCTTGCCGATGTCGGGTGTGTAGGTGAGGGAATGCGGCTGGTCTGCGTCGAAGAGCCAGGTTCCCGTCTTGTTGACGGCAATCTTGTCGAGGGCGAAGGTGTTGAAGACGCTGGTTGTCGCACCGGGGCCGTAGAAGTCGGCGCTTCGTCCGATCGTCACTGTCAGCCCCTGCGACTGGGCCGCTCGGAGAGAGCGCAGCGCAGCAGCACGCACTTCGCCCTTCTTACTTCGTGGCGCGAGGGGGGTCTGTTCGGTCATGACGCCGTCGACGGGGCCGTAGGCGTAGACGTTGTCGAGGTAGACGAGGTGGACGCCGTTCTCGAGCGCGGCGGCGATCGCGTTGTCGAGGATGACAGGCCAGTGATCCGCCCACACGCGGGCCGAGTACGGGAGGCCTGCCGTGAGGTAGGCGACTTCGGCGCCTCGTAGGGAGTGTGTGACGTCGCGGGCGCTGAGGAGGTCGGCGGTCAGGGACTGCGCTTCGGCGATGGTCGATGGACGCCTGCCAACAGAAGTCGGTCGTTCGCCGGCCGCGATCAGAGCGCGCAGCGTTTCACGGCCGATGACACCGTTGCCGCCAAGGACAACGTGGCGAGGGTTCGTGGTCATGAGTCGTTTCCGTTCGGGTCGGTGATGGGAAAGAAGGTCGACGTGGCGTGTTGTTGAGCGAGACGGCGCAGCCCGGCGAAGAGCGGATCACCGAGGGCTGTGCCAACGACCATCAGTTCGGCCACTTCGTCCGGTCCGGAGAGTGACGTGAGCGCGTTCACGTCCGCGTCCGCCGCGGATGTGGCGGCAGTCGCATAGGCACCCAGGTAGTCATCGGGCGCGTCGAACCCGATGGCGAGCAGCCCATCAAGGGCGCGAGCTACCGCATCGATCCCAGGGTTGTCCTCGGTGAAGCACCAGCCCTGCTGCTGCGCGACGGCGACGACACGAGCACGGCTGGCAGCAGTCGGCGTGGACTCGATGACCCGCGGAGTGCTCATCGCATGTTGCGCGACGCGGAACGTTTCAGCCATCGGCATATCCGGGGCATCGAGGACCCCGATGACCTCCCCTGCGGCAGAGATCGACAACCCACCTGTCTCGATCAGAGCGCGAATCAGCCGCACTCGCTGCACGTGCTTGTCGCTGTAATCGACCTGATTCGCTGAGGACCGGACCCCCTCCGGGACGAGGCCTTCGCGCTGGTAGTACTTCACGGCAGACAGAGGAACGTCCGCCAACCGAGCCAAATCAGATATTTTCACTATCTGATAGTAACGGTATCCGCCTGCGGTAGGCCAGGCGCCTGGTTCAACTTCTCGGCTAGGACGTCCGTGTCGCAAACGAATACCACCGAGGCTCGGTCGCGGGTCAGCTCGCTGCACAAAGAGCCACGCTCCACAGCCCTGGTCGCACTACTCCTTGGCTCGCCAAGCTGGGGTACACCTCAACGCAACGCGTCCTCGGTAGCGCGACGCGCGTTGCACTAGGGCCGGTTCTTCCGTTGAGCGACACATCTGAGCCGAGGCCTAGACGTGTCGCAACACCTTCGCTCCGGGTGAGGCAGGAGCCGCGACTGGTCGCCCTCAGCTTCGGAGCTGAAGGATCCGCTCGCGAAGCTGTGCGGAGATGCTCCGGTCACCTCGGAGGAATCGACTGAGCAGTGCGGAGGCGTATTCGTCGTTGAGGCATTGCTCGAGCAGCCGGCGCACCCCAGGCGACGTGTCATCGTGGCCGCCGATGTCGTAGCTAGTGAGCATCCACCGCATCGCCTGGGCGTCGCTGACGCGGCCGCCTTCGGGCACGCAACCATGTGGGCAGGGCATTGCTGCCGACGAGCCCCACAGTCGGCAGATGGTGGGTCGGATGGCGTGCACACTGCAGCGACCCCGGCCGAAGGTTCGCGTCAGAGCTGGGCAAGCTCCGTCAGCGGTAGGCGCGTCGAGGTCGACTCCCCGTTCGAGTAGCCGTCGCCGCTCGGCCCCTGAGGCGTCGATGTGCTGGTGGCAGGACTGCTCGCAGAGGCCAAGGCATGACAGTGCGGGCATCTCTGCGTAGAGCTCCTCGAGGCGCGCCAAAGCTCTCTCGTCCGCGGTACGGCGAGCGTCCGAGCTCACAGAGACTCGTCCGCGGGCGGCAGGGCCAGCGCGACCTCCGCGGTTCGGACGTCCTTCAACTGCGCACGCTGCACCGCCCGGTAGACGGTCGATCGAGCGACCTTGAACTCGGCCGCGAGCTCCGCGACGGTGTAGTTCCCGGCGTGGTGTTCGGCGACCAGGTGCGCCTCAATTTTCGGCGAGAGCTTCGGCGCCCGTCCGCGCAGCCGGCCCTTCGCCTTCGCGATCTTCATGCCCTCCTTGGTGCGGGAGCGGATTAGGTCGCCTTCGAACTCGGCGACCATCGCGAGGACGTTGAACAGCAGTCGGCCGATCGGGTCCTCCGGGTCGTGCACCGAGCCCCCGATGCTGAGCTTGACCCCTCGACGCGTGAGCTCGTCGACGATGTCGCGCGCGTCGGTGATCGACCGCGCAAGCCGGTCGAGCTTCGTCACCATCAGAGTGGATCCGGTGTCGCACGCCGCAAGCGCCTCACGCAGAGCGGGACGCTCGCGGTTGCGGCCCGTCAGACCTGAATCGACGTAGATCCGTTCCGACGGAACTCCGGCCGCCTCGAGCGCGTCACGCTGCGCGGTCGCGTCCTGCTTGTCGGTCGAGACGCGGGCGTATCCCACGAGTGCTGCCATTCACTCAGTGTGTCAGTTGACGTCCCAGCATCGGGCATTTCATCGGGCGGGTCTAATGCGACATCGAGCGTCCCGAAAACTCGGCGTCTCGAGAGTTCATCCCGCGCGGCCGAATCACGACCCCCATACGGGCTGTTGCAGAGTCCTTCGCTCGATGAACTTCGGGCGACTCCACCGACCAACGAGAACCCACTCCAACGGATT belongs to Rathayibacter caricis DSM 15933 and includes:
- a CDS encoding MerR family transcriptional regulator, yielding MKISDLARLADVPLSAVKYYQREGLVPEGVRSSANQVDYSDKHVQRVRLIRALIETGGLSISAAGEVIGVLDAPDMPMAETFRVAQHAMSTPRVIESTPTAASRARVVAVAQQQGWCFTEDNPGIDAVARALDGLLAIGFDAPDDYLGAYATAATSAADADVNALTSLSGPDEVAELMVVGTALGDPLFAGLRRLAQQHATSTFFPITDPNGNDS
- a CDS encoding recombinase family protein gives rise to the protein MAALVGYARVSTDKQDATAQRDALEAAGVPSERIYVDSGLTGRNRERPALREALAACDTGSTLMVTKLDRLARSITDARDIVDELTRRGVKLSIGGSVHDPEDPIGRLLFNVLAMVAEFEGDLIRSRTKEGMKIAKAKGRLRGRAPKLSPKIEAHLVAEHHAGNYTVAELAAEFKVARSTVYRAVQRAQLKDVRTAEVALALPPADESL
- a CDS encoding NAD-dependent epimerase/dehydratase family protein produces the protein MTTNPRHVVLGGNGVIGRETLRALIAAGERPTSVGRRPSTIAEAQSLTADLLSARDVTHSLRGAEVAYLTAGLPYSARVWADHWPVILDNAIAAALENGVHLVYLDNVYAYGPVDGVMTEQTPLAPRSKKGEVRAAALRSLRAAQSQGLTVTIGRSADFYGPGATTSVFNTFALDKIAVNKTGTWLFDADQPHSLTYTPDIGKALVTLGTNPAARNGTWHLPTAPAMTGRQYLEVAAGPGARTAVMRPTTMRLGALFNLAARETLEMDYQYTRPYLFDSRAFETTFGETATPTARGVAASLVQR